A single Glycine soja cultivar W05 chromosome 14, ASM419377v2, whole genome shotgun sequence DNA region contains:
- the LOC114382981 gene encoding uncharacterized protein LOC114382981 isoform X2: MKRIVIKVQLETDKCRSKALKIAAKSQGVQSLSLEEESNNDQVVVIGNDVDPVCLVNQLRKKFRYATLLSVEDLEEGDEGGQDGGGEEEEAETETEEVTQKEPHYDNYHIPNCPIYTNSTYVPPSPICTTYLPTCPMCATATYFPPSAPMYRPRVYDSYPNSCTIL; this comes from the exons ATGAAG AGAATAGTTATAAAGGTGCAATTGGAGACTGACAAATGCAGAAGCAAAGCTCTCAAAATTGCTGCTAAATCGCAAG GGGTGCAGTCACTGTCCTTAGAAGAAGAAAGCAATAATGATCAAGTGGTGGTGATTGGAAATGATGTGGATCCTGTTTGCTTAGTAAATCAGTTGAGAAAGAAGTTCCGTTACGCTACGTTGTTAAGTGTCGAAGAtttagaagaaggagatgaggGTGGTCAAGATggaggaggagaagaagaagaagcagaaacAGAAACAGAAGAAGTCACGCAAAAGGAACCTCATTATGATAATTACCATATTCCTAATTGTCCAATATATACTAATAGCACGTATGTTCCACCTTCTCCAATATGTACCACCTATCTTCCAACTTGTCCAATGTGTGCCACTGCCACATATTTTCCACCTTCAGCTCCCATGTATCGTCCCAGAGTTTATGATTCATACCCCAATAGCTGCACCATCCTCTGA
- the LOC114382981 gene encoding uncharacterized protein LOC114382981 isoform X1: MKQRIVIKVQLETDKCRSKALKIAAKSQGVQSLSLEEESNNDQVVVIGNDVDPVCLVNQLRKKFRYATLLSVEDLEEGDEGGQDGGGEEEEAETETEEVTQKEPHYDNYHIPNCPIYTNSTYVPPSPICTTYLPTCPMCATATYFPPSAPMYRPRVYDSYPNSCTIL; encoded by the exons ATGAAG CAGAGAATAGTTATAAAGGTGCAATTGGAGACTGACAAATGCAGAAGCAAAGCTCTCAAAATTGCTGCTAAATCGCAAG GGGTGCAGTCACTGTCCTTAGAAGAAGAAAGCAATAATGATCAAGTGGTGGTGATTGGAAATGATGTGGATCCTGTTTGCTTAGTAAATCAGTTGAGAAAGAAGTTCCGTTACGCTACGTTGTTAAGTGTCGAAGAtttagaagaaggagatgaggGTGGTCAAGATggaggaggagaagaagaagaagcagaaacAGAAACAGAAGAAGTCACGCAAAAGGAACCTCATTATGATAATTACCATATTCCTAATTGTCCAATATATACTAATAGCACGTATGTTCCACCTTCTCCAATATGTACCACCTATCTTCCAACTTGTCCAATGTGTGCCACTGCCACATATTTTCCACCTTCAGCTCCCATGTATCGTCCCAGAGTTTATGATTCATACCCCAATAGCTGCACCATCCTCTGA